One segment of Stomatobaculum sp. F0698 DNA contains the following:
- a CDS encoding pyridoxamine 5'-phosphate oxidase family protein encodes MRRTDRELRDPAEIERILEEAKVLRLGLTDGDYPYIVPLHYGYVYEGAVLRFYMHGAKAGKKYELVKASSHAFVELDCEVETTGEGDVACVYGANYASLMARGEVRLVEDSEEKIAGLRLLMRAQTGRDFEITAQQAAGVAVFRFDATAYSAKKRRIG; translated from the coding sequence ATGCGGCGCACGGACAGAGAACTCAGGGATCCCGCGGAAATAGAGCGTATACTCGAGGAAGCGAAGGTGCTTCGCCTCGGGCTTACGGACGGGGACTATCCCTATATTGTTCCCCTGCACTACGGCTATGTCTACGAGGGCGCTGTGCTCCGCTTCTACATGCACGGCGCAAAGGCCGGGAAAAAGTACGAGCTTGTGAAGGCAAGTTCCCATGCCTTTGTCGAGCTCGACTGTGAGGTCGAGACGACGGGCGAGGGCGATGTTGCCTGTGTCTACGGCGCGAACTATGCGAGCCTCATGGCGCGCGGAGAAGTGAGGCTTGTTGAGGACAGCGAAGAGAAAATCGCGGGACTCAGGCTCCTCATGCGGGCACAGACCGGCAGAGATTTTGAAATCACGGCGCAACAGGCGGCGGGCGTCGCCGTGTTTCGCTTTGACGCCACGGCGTACAGCGCAAAAAAGAGAAGGATAGGATAA
- a CDS encoding PTS transporter subunit IIC, whose amino-acid sequence MKELTAFLKRKDIEISAKRYGIDALAAMAQGLFCSLLIGTIINTVGAQFHLSFLTSPVATIAGTEYTVGGLASAMSGPAMATAIGWALHCPPLVLFSLITVGFASNALGGAGGPLAVLFVAVLAAECGKAVSKETKVDILLTPLVTIAVGLLFSALLAPTLGKAAMKVGDLVMWATELQPFLMGILVSLVVGIALTLPISSAAICAALGLTGLAGGAALAGCCAQMVGFAVISYPENGFGGLVSQGIGTSMLQMGNIVRNPKVWIAPCVTSMITGPIATCVFHLQQNGAAVASGMGTCGLVGPLGVYTGWVKDVAAGQRAAIGGGDWAALLLISVILPAILCPLIHMAVRRMGLVKDGDLKLA is encoded by the coding sequence ATGAAAGAACTGACAGCATTTCTGAAACGCAAGGACATCGAGATCTCCGCCAAACGCTACGGCATCGACGCGCTCGCCGCAATGGCACAGGGACTTTTCTGTTCCCTCTTGATCGGCACCATCATCAACACCGTCGGTGCGCAGTTTCACTTGTCCTTCCTGACCTCGCCGGTCGCAACAATCGCAGGTACCGAATACACCGTAGGCGGCCTTGCCTCCGCCATGTCCGGCCCCGCCATGGCGACCGCAATCGGCTGGGCGCTTCACTGCCCGCCCCTCGTGCTCTTTTCGCTGATTACCGTGGGCTTTGCCTCGAATGCGCTCGGCGGCGCGGGCGGCCCGCTCGCCGTGCTCTTTGTCGCGGTACTCGCGGCGGAATGCGGCAAGGCAGTCTCTAAGGAGACCAAGGTCGATATTCTGCTGACCCCGCTCGTCACAATCGCGGTGGGTCTCCTCTTCTCCGCGCTGCTCGCGCCGACACTCGGCAAGGCAGCCATGAAGGTCGGTGACCTCGTCATGTGGGCCACGGAACTCCAGCCCTTCCTGATGGGCATCCTGGTCTCGCTCGTGGTCGGCATTGCGCTGACGCTGCCGATCAGCTCCGCCGCGATTTGTGCGGCACTCGGCTTAACCGGTCTTGCGGGCGGCGCGGCGCTCGCAGGCTGCTGCGCGCAGATGGTCGGTTTCGCCGTGATTTCCTATCCGGAGAACGGCTTCGGCGGCCTGGTCTCCCAGGGCATAGGAACTTCGATGCTTCAAATGGGCAATATCGTGAGAAACCCGAAGGTTTGGATTGCGCCCTGCGTGACCTCCATGATTACCGGTCCCATCGCGACCTGCGTGTTCCACCTCCAGCAGAACGGCGCGGCGGTTGCCTCCGGTATGGGCACCTGCGGTCTCGTGGGACCGCTCGGCGTCTACACCGGCTGGGTGAAGGATGTCGCCGCGGGACAGCGCGCTGCCATCGGCGGCGGTGACTGGGCCGCCCTCCTCTTAATCTCCGTGATACTCCCTGCCATCCTCTGCCCGCTGATTCACATGGCGGTGCGCCGCATGGGACTCGTGAAGGACGGAGACTTAAAGCTCGCGTAA
- a CDS encoding transcription repressor NadR: MQNDARRADILTQLSESRKPVSATALAEKYHLSRQSIVGDIALLRAAGNEIIATSRGYLLAKPQKKPYLEKTIACRHNAAEMREELYIAVDEGCTVADVVVEHPLYGELRGQLQLGTRHEVNEFLARCGASEALPLSFLTSGIHLHTLLCPDEAAYERVTKRLRAAGILLSD; encoded by the coding sequence ATGCAAAACGACGCGCGAAGAGCCGATATTCTCACCCAGCTCTCCGAGAGCCGAAAACCGGTGAGTGCGACGGCGCTCGCCGAGAAATACCACTTGAGCCGCCAGAGCATTGTGGGCGATATTGCCCTGCTCCGCGCTGCGGGAAACGAGATCATTGCGACCTCCCGCGGCTATCTGCTCGCGAAGCCGCAGAAAAAGCCTTATCTCGAGAAGACCATTGCCTGCCGTCACAACGCGGCGGAAATGCGCGAGGAGCTCTACATTGCGGTCGATGAAGGCTGCACGGTTGCGGATGTGGTGGTCGAGCATCCCCTCTACGGCGAACTGCGCGGCCAGCTGCAACTGGGCACCCGCCATGAAGTGAACGAATTCCTTGCGCGCTGCGGCGCGAGTGAAGCGCTTCCGCTCTCTTTTCTGACCAGCGGCATACACCTTCACACCCTCCTCTGCCCCGACGAGGCGGCCTATGAACGTGTCACGAAGCGGCTTCGGGCGGCGGGTATCCTGCTCTCGGATTGA
- a CDS encoding glycerophosphoryl diester phosphodiesterase membrane domain-containing protein gives MPSETTKTNPYSFLRFALSVFPEFWMFQLLASLCLFPLSRLVWRFVRALTAKSGAVTSANYLRFLASWRFPALLALLALLIFLYLLFELLAPLYLCNALLKGERPRFRAALADGLCSLRKLATPQGFLFLFYLAVLVPISGVGFRIHLTRNFYIPKFISEVIESTPHYFLLYSLFMLFLLWLGYRLAFFLHAVLLEGCTPRAAYRRSSALVQKNRLRILKELVLLLLFLTAVRLLVALFFQLLPMLFLVSKESSLLDRAAGAGNGLDLLQNAETRSFLLYRFAAAFAVLFGNYMRSMAGMLCNSYFMLRFTKLFLSLSRETPIEPAALPKSPRRKLLLSVMGFSVFLIAFFSFVIAFLYAPLFVREQKAKLVAHRAGGYLAPENSLAGIAASEAAGAYAAETDVQRTLDGYYVINHDDSFKRLAGVKRTPPSMNLLEIKGLVLVDPNFPATTYSVPTLGEMLDACRGKEKLFIELKGMTADQKTADDVVRIVREKNMVSEVVIISLSYRVINYTETHYPEFDTGVLLFAGVGNLPKLNCDILLLEEESVSNARIAEIHAAGKQIGVWTVNDSEGFRRFFDSAVDYIITDDLNLAREESAYLAERTPYQVLEDKLANFWDFLFF, from the coding sequence ATGCCTTCCGAAACTACCAAGACAAATCCGTATTCGTTTCTTCGCTTTGCGCTCTCCGTCTTCCCGGAGTTCTGGATGTTTCAGCTGCTCGCCTCTCTCTGCCTTTTTCCGCTGAGCCGCCTCGTGTGGCGCTTTGTCCGCGCGCTCACGGCAAAGAGCGGGGCTGTGACCAGCGCAAACTATCTCCGTTTCCTCGCCTCCTGGCGCTTCCCGGCGCTGCTCGCTTTACTCGCCCTGCTCATTTTTCTCTACCTGCTTTTTGAGCTCCTGGCGCCGCTTTACCTCTGCAACGCCCTCTTAAAGGGCGAGCGCCCGCGCTTTCGCGCCGCGCTTGCCGACGGTCTTTGCTCGCTCCGAAAACTGGCCACCCCGCAAGGCTTCCTCTTTCTCTTTTACCTCGCGGTTCTGGTCCCCATTTCCGGGGTGGGCTTCCGCATCCATCTGACCCGGAACTTTTATATTCCGAAGTTTATCTCCGAGGTGATCGAGAGCACCCCGCACTATTTCTTGCTCTATTCCCTCTTCATGCTCTTTCTTCTCTGGCTCGGCTATCGCCTGGCCTTCTTTTTGCACGCCGTGCTCCTTGAGGGCTGCACGCCGCGCGCGGCTTACCGCCGCTCTTCGGCACTGGTTCAAAAAAATCGCCTTCGGATTTTAAAGGAACTGGTGCTTTTACTCCTTTTCCTTACAGCGGTGCGCCTGCTCGTTGCGCTCTTCTTTCAGCTTCTGCCCATGCTCTTTCTTGTCTCGAAGGAGTCCTCGCTCTTAGACCGCGCGGCCGGGGCGGGAAACGGCTTGGACCTCTTGCAGAATGCGGAGACTCGCTCCTTCCTCCTGTACCGCTTTGCCGCGGCCTTTGCGGTGCTCTTCGGAAACTATATGCGCTCCATGGCGGGGATGCTCTGCAACAGTTACTTTATGCTCCGCTTCACAAAGCTCTTTCTGAGTCTGAGCCGCGAAACGCCGATTGAACCCGCCGCTCTCCCGAAAAGTCCGCGCCGAAAACTTCTTCTTTCCGTCATGGGCTTCTCTGTCTTTTTGATTGCTTTTTTTTCCTTTGTGATTGCCTTCCTCTACGCGCCGCTCTTTGTGCGCGAGCAGAAGGCCAAGCTGGTTGCCCACCGCGCGGGCGGTTACCTGGCCCCCGAAAACTCGCTCGCGGGCATTGCCGCTTCTGAGGCCGCGGGCGCTTATGCCGCAGAGACCGATGTCCAGCGGACGCTGGACGGCTACTATGTCATCAACCACGATGACAGCTTTAAACGGCTCGCCGGGGTAAAGCGAACGCCGCCTTCCATGAATCTCCTGGAAATCAAGGGCCTCGTGCTGGTCGACCCGAATTTCCCGGCGACTACCTACTCCGTACCGACACTCGGTGAGATGCTCGACGCCTGCCGCGGCAAGGAAAAGCTCTTCATTGAACTGAAGGGCATGACCGCGGACCAAAAAACAGCGGACGATGTCGTGCGCATCGTCCGCGAAAAAAATATGGTCTCGGAGGTCGTAATCATCTCCCTCTCCTACCGCGTCATCAATTATACGGAAACCCACTATCCGGAGTTTGACACCGGCGTACTCCTCTTTGCCGGGGTCGGCAATCTCCCGAAGTTAAACTGCGACATTCTCCTCCTCGAGGAAGAGAGCGTGAGCAATGCCCGCATTGCGGAAATTCACGCGGCGGGCAAGCAGATTGGCGTCTGGACCGTCAACGATTCCGAAGGTTTTCGCCGCTTCTTTGACAGCGCCGTAGACTACATCATCACCGACGATCTCAACTTGGCCCGCGAAGAGAGCGCATATCTCGCCGAGCGAACCCCCTACCAGGTTCTGGAGGACAAGCTCGCGAATTTCTGGGACTTCCTCTTCTTCTGA
- a CDS encoding L-lactate dehydrogenase, with protein sequence MGKDKRRVVLVGCGMVGMSYAYAMLNQQTCDELVLIDYVKEKAEGEAMDLNHGLAFSGSHMKIWSGTYADCKEADIVTICAGVAQKPGESRMDLLARNTAIFKSIVEPVTDSGFNGIFLIATNPVDVMTKVTCDLSGFNPKRVIGSGTSLDTARLRYLVGSYFKVDPRSIHGYVMGEHGDSEFVPWSQVCIATKPVLDVIAESNGVYKKEELEKIEVDVRTAADKIIAAKKATYYGIGIALTRLTKAILGDESSVQTVSVYLRGEYKQNGVFAGVPAVINASGVQSVIRCQITEEEQEKFDASCKELKDKIAEAERDLSH encoded by the coding sequence ATGGGAAAGGATAAGAGAAGAGTTGTACTGGTTGGCTGCGGCATGGTCGGTATGAGCTATGCCTATGCAATGCTGAATCAGCAGACCTGCGATGAGCTTGTCTTGATTGACTATGTGAAGGAAAAAGCCGAGGGAGAGGCCATGGACTTGAATCACGGTCTTGCCTTCTCCGGTTCCCATATGAAGATTTGGAGCGGTACCTACGCCGACTGCAAGGAGGCGGATATCGTGACCATCTGCGCGGGTGTCGCGCAGAAGCCGGGCGAGAGCCGCATGGATCTGCTCGCGCGGAACACGGCCATCTTTAAGTCGATCGTGGAGCCGGTCACGGATTCCGGCTTTAACGGCATCTTCCTGATTGCGACCAACCCGGTCGATGTCATGACCAAGGTGACCTGCGATCTCTCGGGCTTTAACCCGAAGCGCGTCATCGGCAGCGGCACCTCGCTCGACACCGCGCGTCTCCGCTACCTGGTCGGCAGCTACTTTAAGGTAGACCCGCGCAGCATTCACGGCTATGTGATGGGTGAGCACGGCGATTCCGAGTTTGTGCCGTGGAGCCAGGTCTGCATTGCGACGAAGCCGGTGCTCGATGTGATTGCGGAGTCGAACGGCGTCTACAAGAAGGAAGAACTCGAAAAGATTGAGGTCGATGTGCGCACGGCGGCGGATAAGATCATTGCGGCGAAGAAGGCGACCTACTACGGCATCGGCATTGCGCTGACCCGCTTAACGAAGGCCATACTCGGCGACGAGAGCTCGGTGCAGACGGTCTCGGTCTATCTCCGCGGCGAGTACAAGCAGAACGGCGTCTTTGCGGGTGTTCCGGCGGTCATCAACGCGAGCGGTGTGCAGTCGGTTATCCGCTGCCAGATTACCGAGGAAGAGCAGGAAAAGTTTGATGCATCCTGCAAGGAGTTGAAGGATAAAATCGCCGAGGCAGAGCGCGATTTGAGTCACTGA